In Dromiciops gliroides isolate mDroGli1 chromosome 5, mDroGli1.pri, whole genome shotgun sequence, the following are encoded in one genomic region:
- the LOC122727746 gene encoding zinc finger protein 777-like isoform X2 has protein sequence MAEAAPAPSQEWDTSIQHPAPPASPTGPQREAQIQSAEISLLAILASIQAVEQKVESQAARLQTLEGRTGTAEKKLVDCEKTAVEFGNQLEGKWAVLGTLLQEYGLLQRRLENMENLLRNRNFWILRLPPGSKGEVPKVPVIIEDVAVYFSEQEWGNLDEWQKELYKHVMRGNYETLVSLDYAISKPDLLSRIEQGEEPCGQELSNTEERENPVHPSAETSTLVSSQDVLPWIKQEGGCGRNQQNLQESEISTDLCTEDWLVSKEKEKSQEKGPKDLESSWVLQGRDKESLHQAPDLGLGGGSCENPCSSSLLRGPAGKPAPWERDFSTLPPSPYCQDGPASVSAERPYPCAECGQSFSRKEHRTQHQQALHSPRPFACPQCPKSFAQQATLTSHYRIHTGERAYTCAQCGKSFIHQSTLTTHYRTHTGEKPYPCAECEKRFSRLSTLLEHRRTHTGEKPYQCTECERRFSRLSTLVEHRRTHTGEKPYQCAECEKRFTRLANLTVHQNTHSGERTYKCAQCGKRFAQKPSFLRHLRSHTQEKLYPCGQCGKSFICRSWLVRHQGSHVGELPRPCTECERGCPPSKDPPAGPTGSGGQERLQTPEGLLGKQDGEGARTGQDPKGRRGAREQGSSAQVNLGEPLHNPHSYVKMENVG, from the exons ATGGCCGAGGCGGCTCCTGCTCCG TCTCAGGAATGGGACACCAGCATACAACACCCAGCGCCTCCAGCATCTCCTACGGGCCCCCAGCGTGAAGCCCAGATCCAGTCGGCCGAGATCTCCCTGCTGGCTATCCTGGCTTCCATTCAGGCCGTGGAGCAGAAGGTGGAGTCCCAGGCTGCCCGCTTACAGACCCTGGAGGGGAGGACAGGGACAGCAGAGAAGAAATTAGTTGATTGTGAGAAGACAGCGGTGGAATTTGGGAACCAGCTGGAGGGGAAATGGGCTGTGCTGGGCACCCTGCTCCAGGAGTATGGGCTGCTGCAGAGGAGGCTGGAGAACATGGAGAACCTGCTAAGGAACAGGAACTTCTGGATCCTGCGGCTCCCCCCAGGCAGCAAGGGCGAGGTCCCCAAG GTACCTGTGATTATTGAAGATGTGGCTGTGTATTTCTCAGAGCAGGAGTGGGGGAACCTGGATGAGTGGCAGAAGGAACTCTACAAACATGTGATGAGAGGAAACTATGAAACACTGGTGTCCTTGG ACTATGCCATCTCCAAGCCAGATCTCTTATCCCGAATTGAACAAGGGGAGGAGCCATGTGGCCAAGAGCTCTCGAacacagaggaaagagagaacccAGTGCATCCCAGTGCTG AAACTAGTACGCTGGTTTCTTCTCAAGATGTACTTCCCTGGATTAAGCAAGAAGGAGGATGTGGGAGGAATCAACAGAATCTGCAAGAGAGTGAGATCTCCACTGACCTCTGCACAG AGGACTGGCTGGTCagtaaggagaaggagaagagccaGGAGAAGGGGCCCAAGGATCTGGAGTCCAGCTGGGTTCTGCAGGGCCGAGACAAGGAGAGCCTTCACCAAGCCCCGGATCTGGGCTTGGGAGGGGGGTCTTGTGAGAACCCCTGCAGTTCATCCCTTCTCAGAGGCCCAGCTGGAAAACCTGCCCCATGGGAACGAGACTTCAGCACCCTTCCTCCTAGCCCCTACTGTCAAGATGGTCCAGCATCTGTTTCCGCTGAAAGGCCTTATCCCTGTGCTGAATGTGGCCAGAGCTTCAGCCGAAAGGAGCACCGCACGCAGCACCAGCAGGCTCTCCATAGCCCTCGTCCCTTTGCCTGTCCTCAGTGCCCTAAGAGCTTTGCCCAGCAGGCCACTCTCACCAGCCACTACCGCATACATACAGGAGAACGAGCCTATACATGTGCCCAGTGTGGGAAAAGCTTCATCCACCAGTCTACTCTTACTACCCACTACCGTACccacactggggagaaacccTATCCCTGTGCAGAATGTGAGAAGCGTTTCAGCCGACTGTCAACTCTTCTGGAGCATCGGCGCACCCACACTGGTGAAAAGCCTTACCAGTGCACCGAATGTGAACGCCGCTTCAGCCGCTTATCCACACTGGTGGAGCATCGGCGCACCCACACTGGTGAAAAGCCCTATCAGTGTGCTGAGTGTGAAAAACGGTTCACAAGGCTGGCTAACCTGACAGTACACCAGAACACCCACTCTGGCGAGCGCACCTACAAATGTGCCCAGTGTGGTAAACGCTTTGCCCAGAAACCCAGCTTCTTGCGCCACCTACGCAGTCACACGCAAGAGAAGCTCTATCCGTGTGGGCAGTGTGGCAAGAGCTTCATTTGCCGCTCCTGGCTGGTTCGGCACCAGGGCAGCCATGTTGGTGAGCTGCCCCGTCCCTGTACTGAATGTGAGAGAGGCTGTCCACCATCTAAAGATCCTCCTGCTGGCCCCACTGGGAGTGGGGGCCAGGAAAGACTGCAGACTCCTGAAGGCCTCTTGGGAAAGCAGGATGGAGAAGGTGCTAGGACTGGGCAAGACCCAAAGGGGCGCCGAGGGGCTAGAGAACAAGGCAGTAGTGCCCAAGTGAACCTTGGTGAACCCTTGCACAACCCACATTCATATGTGAAGATGGAGAATGTGGGCTAG
- the LOC122727746 gene encoding zinc finger protein 777-like isoform X1 yields the protein MAEAAPAPSQEWDTSIQHPAPPASPTGPQREAQIQSAEISLLAILASIQAVEQKVESQAARLQTLEGRTGTAEKKLVDCEKTAVEFGNQLEGKWAVLGTLLQEYGLLQRRLENMENLLRNRNFWILRLPPGSKGEVPKVPVIIEDVAVYFSEQEWGNLDEWQKELYKHVMRGNYETLVSLDYAISKPDLLSRIEQGEEPCGQELSNTEERENPVHPSAETSTLVSSQDVLPWIKQEGGCGRNQQNLQESEISTDLCTAEDWLVSKEKEKSQEKGPKDLESSWVLQGRDKESLHQAPDLGLGGGSCENPCSSSLLRGPAGKPAPWERDFSTLPPSPYCQDGPASVSAERPYPCAECGQSFSRKEHRTQHQQALHSPRPFACPQCPKSFAQQATLTSHYRIHTGERAYTCAQCGKSFIHQSTLTTHYRTHTGEKPYPCAECEKRFSRLSTLLEHRRTHTGEKPYQCTECERRFSRLSTLVEHRRTHTGEKPYQCAECEKRFTRLANLTVHQNTHSGERTYKCAQCGKRFAQKPSFLRHLRSHTQEKLYPCGQCGKSFICRSWLVRHQGSHVGELPRPCTECERGCPPSKDPPAGPTGSGGQERLQTPEGLLGKQDGEGARTGQDPKGRRGAREQGSSAQVNLGEPLHNPHSYVKMENVG from the exons ATGGCCGAGGCGGCTCCTGCTCCG TCTCAGGAATGGGACACCAGCATACAACACCCAGCGCCTCCAGCATCTCCTACGGGCCCCCAGCGTGAAGCCCAGATCCAGTCGGCCGAGATCTCCCTGCTGGCTATCCTGGCTTCCATTCAGGCCGTGGAGCAGAAGGTGGAGTCCCAGGCTGCCCGCTTACAGACCCTGGAGGGGAGGACAGGGACAGCAGAGAAGAAATTAGTTGATTGTGAGAAGACAGCGGTGGAATTTGGGAACCAGCTGGAGGGGAAATGGGCTGTGCTGGGCACCCTGCTCCAGGAGTATGGGCTGCTGCAGAGGAGGCTGGAGAACATGGAGAACCTGCTAAGGAACAGGAACTTCTGGATCCTGCGGCTCCCCCCAGGCAGCAAGGGCGAGGTCCCCAAG GTACCTGTGATTATTGAAGATGTGGCTGTGTATTTCTCAGAGCAGGAGTGGGGGAACCTGGATGAGTGGCAGAAGGAACTCTACAAACATGTGATGAGAGGAAACTATGAAACACTGGTGTCCTTGG ACTATGCCATCTCCAAGCCAGATCTCTTATCCCGAATTGAACAAGGGGAGGAGCCATGTGGCCAAGAGCTCTCGAacacagaggaaagagagaacccAGTGCATCCCAGTGCTG AAACTAGTACGCTGGTTTCTTCTCAAGATGTACTTCCCTGGATTAAGCAAGAAGGAGGATGTGGGAGGAATCAACAGAATCTGCAAGAGAGTGAGATCTCCACTGACCTCTGCACAG CAGAGGACTGGCTGGTCagtaaggagaaggagaagagccaGGAGAAGGGGCCCAAGGATCTGGAGTCCAGCTGGGTTCTGCAGGGCCGAGACAAGGAGAGCCTTCACCAAGCCCCGGATCTGGGCTTGGGAGGGGGGTCTTGTGAGAACCCCTGCAGTTCATCCCTTCTCAGAGGCCCAGCTGGAAAACCTGCCCCATGGGAACGAGACTTCAGCACCCTTCCTCCTAGCCCCTACTGTCAAGATGGTCCAGCATCTGTTTCCGCTGAAAGGCCTTATCCCTGTGCTGAATGTGGCCAGAGCTTCAGCCGAAAGGAGCACCGCACGCAGCACCAGCAGGCTCTCCATAGCCCTCGTCCCTTTGCCTGTCCTCAGTGCCCTAAGAGCTTTGCCCAGCAGGCCACTCTCACCAGCCACTACCGCATACATACAGGAGAACGAGCCTATACATGTGCCCAGTGTGGGAAAAGCTTCATCCACCAGTCTACTCTTACTACCCACTACCGTACccacactggggagaaacccTATCCCTGTGCAGAATGTGAGAAGCGTTTCAGCCGACTGTCAACTCTTCTGGAGCATCGGCGCACCCACACTGGTGAAAAGCCTTACCAGTGCACCGAATGTGAACGCCGCTTCAGCCGCTTATCCACACTGGTGGAGCATCGGCGCACCCACACTGGTGAAAAGCCCTATCAGTGTGCTGAGTGTGAAAAACGGTTCACAAGGCTGGCTAACCTGACAGTACACCAGAACACCCACTCTGGCGAGCGCACCTACAAATGTGCCCAGTGTGGTAAACGCTTTGCCCAGAAACCCAGCTTCTTGCGCCACCTACGCAGTCACACGCAAGAGAAGCTCTATCCGTGTGGGCAGTGTGGCAAGAGCTTCATTTGCCGCTCCTGGCTGGTTCGGCACCAGGGCAGCCATGTTGGTGAGCTGCCCCGTCCCTGTACTGAATGTGAGAGAGGCTGTCCACCATCTAAAGATCCTCCTGCTGGCCCCACTGGGAGTGGGGGCCAGGAAAGACTGCAGACTCCTGAAGGCCTCTTGGGAAAGCAGGATGGAGAAGGTGCTAGGACTGGGCAAGACCCAAAGGGGCGCCGAGGGGCTAGAGAACAAGGCAGTAGTGCCCAAGTGAACCTTGGTGAACCCTTGCACAACCCACATTCATATGTGAAGATGGAGAATGTGGGCTAG